The Equus przewalskii isolate Varuska chromosome 5, EquPr2, whole genome shotgun sequence genome window below encodes:
- the SMARCC2 gene encoding SWI/SNF complex subunit SMARCC2 isoform X8 codes for MAVRKKDGGPNVKYYEAADTVTQFDNVRLWLGKNYKKYIQAEPPTNKSLSSLVVQLLQFQEEVFGKHVSNAPLTKLPIKCFLDFKAGGSLCHILAAAYKFKSDQGWRRYDFQNPSRMDRNVEMFMTIEKSLVQNNCLSRPNIFLCPEIEPKLLGKLKDIIKRHQGTVTEDKNNASHVVYPVPGNLEEEEWVRPVMKRDKQVLLHWGYYPDSYDTWIPASEIEASVEDAPTPEKPRKVHAKWILDTDTFNEWMNEEDYEVNDDKNPVSRRKKISAKTLTDEVNSPDSDRRDKKGGNYKKRKRSPSPSPTPEAKKKNAKKGPSTPYTKSKRGHREEEQEDLTKDMDEPSPVPNVEEVTLPKTVNTKKDSESAPVKGGTMTDLDEQEDESMETTGKDEDENSTGNKGEQTKNPDLHEDNVTEQTHHIIIPSYAAWFDYNSVHAIERRALPEFFNGKNKSKTPEIYLAYRNFMIDTYRLNPQEYLTSTACRRNLAGDVCAIMRVHAFLEQWGLINYQVDAESRPTPMGPPPTSHFHVLADTPSGLVPLQPKTPQTSASQQMLNFPDKGKEKPTDMQNFGLRTDMYTKKNVPSKSKAAASATREWTEQETLLLLEALEMYKDDWNKVSEHVGSRTQDECILHFLRLPIEDPYLEDSEASLGPLAYQPIPFSQSGNPVMSTVAFLASVVDPRVASAAAKSALEEFSKMKEEVPTALVEAHVRKVEEAAKVTGKADPAFGLESSGIAGTTSDEPERIEESGTDEARAEGQATEEKKEPKEPREGVGAVEEEAKEKTSEAPKKDEEKGKEGDGEKESEKSDGDAIVDPEKEKEPKEGQEEVLKEVVESEGERKTKVERDIGEGNLSTAAAAALAAAAVKAKHLAAVEERKIKSLVALLVETQMKKLEIKLRHFEELETIMDREREALEYQRQQLLADRQAFHMEQLKYAEMRARQQHFQQMHQQQQQPPPALPPGSQPIPPTGAAGPPTVHGLAMAPASVAPAPAGSGAPPGSLGPSEQIGQAGSTAGPQQQQPAGAPQPGAVPPGVPPPGPHGPSPFPNQQTPPSMMPGAVPGSGHPGVADPGTPLPPDPTAPSPGTVTPVPPPQ; via the exons ATGGCGGTGCGGAAGAAGGACGGCGGCCCCAACGTGAAGTACTACGAGGCCGCGGACACCGTGACCCAGTTCGACAACGTGCGGCTCTGGCTCGGCAAGAACTACAAGAAG TATATACAAGCTGAACCACCCACCAATAAGTCCTTGTCTAGCCTGGTTGTACAGTTGCTACAGTTTCAGGAGGAAGTTTTTGGCAAACATGTCAGCAATGCACCGCTCACTAAACTGCCG ATCAAATGTTTCCTAGATTTCAAAGCAGGAGGGTCCCTGTGCCACATACTTGCAGCTGCCTACAAATTCAAGAGTGACCAGGGATG GCGGCGTTACGATTTCCAGAACCCATCGCGCATGGACCGCAATGTGGAAATGTTCATGACCATTGAGAAGTCCTTGGTGCAG aATAACTGCCTGTCGCGACCTAACATTTTCCTTTGCCCAGAAATTGAACCCAAACTGCTAGGGAAAttaaaggacattatcaagagaCACCAG GGAACCGTCACTGAGGACAAGAACAATGCCTCCCATGTTGTGTATCCTGTCCCAGGGAACCTGGAAGAAG AGGAATGGGTACGACCAGTCATGAAAAGAGATAAGCAGGTTCTTCTGCACTGGGGCTACTATCCTGACAG TTATGACACGTGGATTCCAGCCAGTGAAATTGAAGCATCTGTTGAAGATGCTCCAACTCCTGAGAAACCTAGGAAG GTGCATGCAAagtggatcctggacacagacaccTTCAACGAATGGATGAATGAGGAAGACTACGAAGTAAATGATGACAAAAACCCTGTCTCCCGCCGAAAGAAGATTTCAGCCAAGACATTGACAGATGAG GTGAACAGCCCAGATTCAGATCGACGGGACAAGAAGGGGGGAAACTATAAGAAGAGGAAGCGCTCCCCGTCTCCTTCACCGACCCCAgaagctaagaagaaaaatgctaAGAAAGG tcCCTCAACACCTTACACTAAGTCAAAACGTGGCCACCGAGAAGAGGAGCAAGAAGACCTGACAAAGGACATGGATGAGCCCTCACCGGTCCCCAACGTAGAAGAGGTGACACTGCCCAAAACAG TCAACACTAAGAAGGACTCCGAGTCAGCCCCAGTCAAAGGAGGCACCATGACTGACCTGG aTGAACAGGAGGATGAAAGCATGGAGACCACGGGCAAG GATGAGGATGAGAACAGTACGGGGAACAAGGGGGAGCAGACCAAGAATCCAGACCTTCACGAGGACAACGTGACTGAGCAGACCCACCACATCATCATCCCCAGCTACGCTGCCTGGTTTGACTATAATAG TGTTCATGCCATTGAGCGGAGGGCTCTCCCCGAGTTCTTCAACGGCAAGAACAAGTCCAAGACCCCAGAAAT cTACCTGGCCTATCGGAACTTCATGATTGACACTTACCGGCTGAACCCCCAAGAGTATCTCACCTCCACCGCCTGCCGCAGGAACCTGGCGGGTGATGTCTGTGCCATCATGAG GGTCCATGCCTTCCTAGAACAGTGGGGTCTTATTAACTACCAGGTGGATGCTGAGAGTCGACCAACCCCAATGGGGCCTCCACCCACCTCTCACTTCCACGTCTTGGCGGACACACCATCAGGGCTGGTGCCTCTGCAGCCCAAGACCCCACAG ACCTCTGCTTCCCAGCAAATGCTCAACTTCCCtgacaaaggcaaagagaaaccAACAGACATGCAGAACTTTGGGCTGCGCACAGACATGTACACGAAGAAGAACGTCCCCTCCAAG AGCAAGGCTGCAGCCAGCGCCACTCGAGAGTGGACAGAACAGGAGACCCTGCTGCTCCTGGAG gCACTGGAAATGTACAAAGATGACTGGAACAAAGTGTCGGAGCATGTGGGAAGCCGCACCCAGGACGAGTGCATCTTGCATTTTCTTCGTCTTCCCATCGAAGATCCGTACCTGGAGGACTCAGAGGCCTCCCTGGGGCCCCTGGCCTACCAGCCCATCCCCTTCAGTCAGTCGGGCAACCCTGTTATGAGCACTGTTGCCTTCCTGGCCTCTGTCGTCGATCCTCGAGTTGCCTCTGCTGCTGCGAAGTCTGCCCTAG AAGAGTTCTCCAAAATGAAGGAAGAGGTACCCACAGCTTTGGTGGAGGCCCATGTTCGGAAGGTAGAAGAAGCAGCCAAAGTGACGGGCAAGGCGGACCCAGCCTTCGGCCTGGAAAGCAGTGGcattgcaggaaccacctctgatGAGCCTGAGCGGATCG AGGAGAGCGGGACTGACGAGGCACGGGCAGAGGGCCAGGCcacagaggagaagaaggagccCAAG GAACCCCGAGAAGGAGTTGGGGCTGTAGAGGAAGAAGCAAAGGAGAAAACCAGCGAGGCTCCCAAGAAggatgaagagaaagggaaagaaggcgACGGCGAGAAGGAGTCAGAAAAGAGTGACGGGGACGCGATAG TTGACcctgagaaggagaaggagccaaaggaagggcaggaggaagtgCTGAAGGAAGTGGTGGAGtcggagggggagaggaagacaaAGGTGGAGCGGGACATCGGCGAGGGCAACCTCTCCACTGCTGCCGCTGCAGCTCTGGCCGCTGCCGCCGTGAAGGCCAAG cACTTGGCTGCTGTTGAAGAAAGGAAGATCAAATCTCTGGTGGCCCTGCTGGTGGAGACCCAAATGAAAAAGTTGGAGATCAAACTCCGGCACTTTGAAGAACTGGAGACGATCATGGACCGGGAGCGAGAAGCA CTGGAGTATCAGAGACAGCAGCTCCTGGCCGACAGACAAGCCTTCCACATGGAGCAGCTGAAGTATGCGGAGATGAGGGCCCGGCAGCAGCACTTTCAACAAATGCACCAACAGCAACAGCAGCCACCGCCAGCCTTgcccccaggctcccagcctATCCCTCCTACAGGCGCCGCTGGGCCACCCACAGTCCACGGCTTGGCCATGGCTCCAGCTTCTGTGGCCCCTGCTCCTGCTGGCAGTGGGGCCCCTCCTGGAAGCTTGGGCCCCTCTGAACAGATTGGGCAGGCAGGGTCAACAGCAGGGCCACAGCAGCAGCAACCAGCTGGAGCCCCCCAGCCTGGGGCAGTCCCACCAGGGGTACCCCCCCCTGGACCCCATG GCCCCTCACCGTTCCCCAACCAACAAACTCCTCCCTCAATGATGCCAGGGGCAGTGCCAGGCAGCGGGCACCCAGGCGTGGCGG aCCCAGGCACTCCCTTGCCTCCAGACCCCACGGCCCCTAGCCCAGGCACGGTCACCCCTGTGCCACCTCCACAGTGA
- the SMARCC2 gene encoding SWI/SNF complex subunit SMARCC2 isoform X4 codes for MAVRKKDGGPNVKYYEAADTVTQFDNVRLWLGKNYKKYIQAEPPTNKSLSSLVVQLLQFQEEVFGKHVSNAPLTKLPIKCFLDFKAGGSLCHILAAAYKFKSDQGWRRYDFQNPSRMDRNVEMFMTIEKSLVQNNCLSRPNIFLCPEIEPKLLGKLKDIIKRHQGTVTEDKNNASHVVYPVPGNLEEEEWVRPVMKRDKQVLLHWGYYPDSYDTWIPASEIEASVEDAPTPEKPRKVHAKWILDTDTFNEWMNEEDYEVNDDKNPVSRRKKISAKTLTDEVNSPDSDRRDKKGGNYKKRKRSPSPSPTPEAKKKNAKKGPSTPYTKSKRGHREEEQEDLTKDMDEPSPVPNVEEVTLPKTVNTKKDSESAPVKGGTMTDLDEQEDESMETTGKDEDENSTGNKGEQTKNPDLHEDNVTEQTHHIIIPSYAAWFDYNSVHAIERRALPEFFNGKNKSKTPEIYLAYRNFMIDTYRLNPQEYLTSTACRRNLAGDVCAIMRVHAFLEQWGLINYQVDAESRPTPMGPPPTSHFHVLADTPSGLVPLQPKTPQTSASQQMLNFPDKGKEKPTDMQNFGLRTDMYTKKNVPSKSKAAASATREWTEQETLLLLEALEMYKDDWNKVSEHVGSRTQDECILHFLRLPIEDPYLEDSEASLGPLAYQPIPFSQSGNPVMSTVAFLASVVDPRVASAAAKSALEEFSKMKEEVPTALVEAHVRKVEEAAKVTGKADPAFGLESSGIAGTTSDEPERIEESGTDEARAEGQATEEKKEPKEPREGVGAVEEEAKEKTSEAPKKDEEKGKEGDGEKESEKSDGDAIVDPEKEKEPKEGQEEVLKEVVESEGERKTKVERDIGEGNLSTAAAAALAAAAVKAKHLAAVEERKIKSLVALLVETQMKKLEIKLRHFEELETIMDREREALEYQRQQLLADRQAFHMEQLKYAEMRARQQHFQQMHQQQQQPPPALPPGSQPIPPTGAAGPPTVHGLAMAPASVAPAPAGSGAPPGSLGPSEQIGQAGSTAGPQQQQPAGAPQPGAVPPGVPPPGPHGPSPFPNQQTPPSMMPGAVPGSGHPGVAGNAPLGLPFGMPPPPPPPAPSIIPFGSLADSISINLPPPNLHGHHHHLPFAPGTLPPPNLPVSMANPLHPNLPATTTMPSSLPLGPGLGSAAAQSPAIVAAVQGNLLPSASPLPDPGTPLPPDPTAPSPGTVTPVPPPQ; via the exons ATGGCGGTGCGGAAGAAGGACGGCGGCCCCAACGTGAAGTACTACGAGGCCGCGGACACCGTGACCCAGTTCGACAACGTGCGGCTCTGGCTCGGCAAGAACTACAAGAAG TATATACAAGCTGAACCACCCACCAATAAGTCCTTGTCTAGCCTGGTTGTACAGTTGCTACAGTTTCAGGAGGAAGTTTTTGGCAAACATGTCAGCAATGCACCGCTCACTAAACTGCCG ATCAAATGTTTCCTAGATTTCAAAGCAGGAGGGTCCCTGTGCCACATACTTGCAGCTGCCTACAAATTCAAGAGTGACCAGGGATG GCGGCGTTACGATTTCCAGAACCCATCGCGCATGGACCGCAATGTGGAAATGTTCATGACCATTGAGAAGTCCTTGGTGCAG aATAACTGCCTGTCGCGACCTAACATTTTCCTTTGCCCAGAAATTGAACCCAAACTGCTAGGGAAAttaaaggacattatcaagagaCACCAG GGAACCGTCACTGAGGACAAGAACAATGCCTCCCATGTTGTGTATCCTGTCCCAGGGAACCTGGAAGAAG AGGAATGGGTACGACCAGTCATGAAAAGAGATAAGCAGGTTCTTCTGCACTGGGGCTACTATCCTGACAG TTATGACACGTGGATTCCAGCCAGTGAAATTGAAGCATCTGTTGAAGATGCTCCAACTCCTGAGAAACCTAGGAAG GTGCATGCAAagtggatcctggacacagacaccTTCAACGAATGGATGAATGAGGAAGACTACGAAGTAAATGATGACAAAAACCCTGTCTCCCGCCGAAAGAAGATTTCAGCCAAGACATTGACAGATGAG GTGAACAGCCCAGATTCAGATCGACGGGACAAGAAGGGGGGAAACTATAAGAAGAGGAAGCGCTCCCCGTCTCCTTCACCGACCCCAgaagctaagaagaaaaatgctaAGAAAGG tcCCTCAACACCTTACACTAAGTCAAAACGTGGCCACCGAGAAGAGGAGCAAGAAGACCTGACAAAGGACATGGATGAGCCCTCACCGGTCCCCAACGTAGAAGAGGTGACACTGCCCAAAACAG TCAACACTAAGAAGGACTCCGAGTCAGCCCCAGTCAAAGGAGGCACCATGACTGACCTGG aTGAACAGGAGGATGAAAGCATGGAGACCACGGGCAAG GATGAGGATGAGAACAGTACGGGGAACAAGGGGGAGCAGACCAAGAATCCAGACCTTCACGAGGACAACGTGACTGAGCAGACCCACCACATCATCATCCCCAGCTACGCTGCCTGGTTTGACTATAATAG TGTTCATGCCATTGAGCGGAGGGCTCTCCCCGAGTTCTTCAACGGCAAGAACAAGTCCAAGACCCCAGAAAT cTACCTGGCCTATCGGAACTTCATGATTGACACTTACCGGCTGAACCCCCAAGAGTATCTCACCTCCACCGCCTGCCGCAGGAACCTGGCGGGTGATGTCTGTGCCATCATGAG GGTCCATGCCTTCCTAGAACAGTGGGGTCTTATTAACTACCAGGTGGATGCTGAGAGTCGACCAACCCCAATGGGGCCTCCACCCACCTCTCACTTCCACGTCTTGGCGGACACACCATCAGGGCTGGTGCCTCTGCAGCCCAAGACCCCACAG ACCTCTGCTTCCCAGCAAATGCTCAACTTCCCtgacaaaggcaaagagaaaccAACAGACATGCAGAACTTTGGGCTGCGCACAGACATGTACACGAAGAAGAACGTCCCCTCCAAG AGCAAGGCTGCAGCCAGCGCCACTCGAGAGTGGACAGAACAGGAGACCCTGCTGCTCCTGGAG gCACTGGAAATGTACAAAGATGACTGGAACAAAGTGTCGGAGCATGTGGGAAGCCGCACCCAGGACGAGTGCATCTTGCATTTTCTTCGTCTTCCCATCGAAGATCCGTACCTGGAGGACTCAGAGGCCTCCCTGGGGCCCCTGGCCTACCAGCCCATCCCCTTCAGTCAGTCGGGCAACCCTGTTATGAGCACTGTTGCCTTCCTGGCCTCTGTCGTCGATCCTCGAGTTGCCTCTGCTGCTGCGAAGTCTGCCCTAG AAGAGTTCTCCAAAATGAAGGAAGAGGTACCCACAGCTTTGGTGGAGGCCCATGTTCGGAAGGTAGAAGAAGCAGCCAAAGTGACGGGCAAGGCGGACCCAGCCTTCGGCCTGGAAAGCAGTGGcattgcaggaaccacctctgatGAGCCTGAGCGGATCG AGGAGAGCGGGACTGACGAGGCACGGGCAGAGGGCCAGGCcacagaggagaagaaggagccCAAG GAACCCCGAGAAGGAGTTGGGGCTGTAGAGGAAGAAGCAAAGGAGAAAACCAGCGAGGCTCCCAAGAAggatgaagagaaagggaaagaaggcgACGGCGAGAAGGAGTCAGAAAAGAGTGACGGGGACGCGATAG TTGACcctgagaaggagaaggagccaaaggaagggcaggaggaagtgCTGAAGGAAGTGGTGGAGtcggagggggagaggaagacaaAGGTGGAGCGGGACATCGGCGAGGGCAACCTCTCCACTGCTGCCGCTGCAGCTCTGGCCGCTGCCGCCGTGAAGGCCAAG cACTTGGCTGCTGTTGAAGAAAGGAAGATCAAATCTCTGGTGGCCCTGCTGGTGGAGACCCAAATGAAAAAGTTGGAGATCAAACTCCGGCACTTTGAAGAACTGGAGACGATCATGGACCGGGAGCGAGAAGCA CTGGAGTATCAGAGACAGCAGCTCCTGGCCGACAGACAAGCCTTCCACATGGAGCAGCTGAAGTATGCGGAGATGAGGGCCCGGCAGCAGCACTTTCAACAAATGCACCAACAGCAACAGCAGCCACCGCCAGCCTTgcccccaggctcccagcctATCCCTCCTACAGGCGCCGCTGGGCCACCCACAGTCCACGGCTTGGCCATGGCTCCAGCTTCTGTGGCCCCTGCTCCTGCTGGCAGTGGGGCCCCTCCTGGAAGCTTGGGCCCCTCTGAACAGATTGGGCAGGCAGGGTCAACAGCAGGGCCACAGCAGCAGCAACCAGCTGGAGCCCCCCAGCCTGGGGCAGTCCCACCAGGGGTACCCCCCCCTGGACCCCATG GCCCCTCACCGTTCCCCAACCAACAAACTCCTCCCTCAATGATGCCAGGGGCAGTGCCAGGCAGCGGGCACCCAGGCGTGGCGGGTAATGCTCCTTTGGGTTTGCCTTTTGGCatgccgcctcctcctcctcctcctgctccatccaTCATCCCATTTGGTAGTCTAGCCGACTCCATCAGTATTAACCTTCCCCCTCCTAACCTGCATGGGCATCACCACCATCTCCCGTTCGCCCCGGGCACTCTCCCCCCACCTAACCTGCCTGTGTCCATGGCGAACCCTCTACATCCTAACCTGCCGGCGACCACCACCATGCCATCTTCCTTGCCTCTCGGGCCGGGGCTCGGATCCGCCGCAGCCCAGAGCCCTGCCATTGTGGCAGCTGTTCAGGGCAACCTCCTGCCCAGTGCCAGCCCACTGCCAG aCCCAGGCACTCCCTTGCCTCCAGACCCCACGGCCCCTAGCCCAGGCACGGTCACCCCTGTGCCACCTCCACAGTGA